ATGATTTACCCAGCTCCTTGGTTTtgtagtctgtgttggggaaacctatTTCGCTGTTTCTGGTTGGTTGGATGGTTGTTCAATgggatagatgcgtagaaatatgtcctatcaattgatgcaaacatcttaccgatctattaagaaatgttcgagttgtaagcaatcaaaatttttcattatttcctacAGGTTCTGTGTTTAAGTTAGCATTTTACAACTATCCATACCCAATATCCCCGTCCACCCTTCCCTGTAAATTCCTGTTAAACGTAGTCCCACTTCAAAAAATAGAGTCTGTACAAATgaccgatttaaaaaaaataaaaatcattgcCGTCTCGGTTGACTTTCTTTCCCAATAATAgattatgtttatcatatttaAATAGTTGTAGAATTATCGATTGTCATTTATTCAGGAGATTACTTTCAACTGTTTCCCTACCTCAATAAAAGCCGCAACAGCTTGATCAATTTCATCCTCTGTGTGGGCAGCTGATAGTTGCACACGAATCCGTGCCTTACCCTTGGGTACCACTGGGTAACTGAATCCGATCACGTAGATACCTCTCTTTAACATCTCATCAGCGAATACCGAAGCAAGTCGAGCATCTCCCAACATAACCGGACTGATTGGATGGTCCATCCCAGAAATGGTAAAGCCTGCCTTTGTCATGGCATCCCGGAACCGTTTTGTATTGCTCTGAACGCGGGCGGTCAACGTGTTAGAGCCCATCAGCATATCAATGACTTTCGCGGCACTGGCCACCACCGGTGGTGGCAGAGAGTTGGAGAACAAATACGGACGTGATTTCTGTCGCAACAAATCAACCAGTTCCCGCGGTCCGGTTGTGTAGCCACCTGCCGCCCCGCCGAGGGCCTTCCCCAGCGTAGAGTTGATGATATCACAGCGGCCCATCATGCCATAGAATTCTTCAGTTCCTCTGCCGGTCGGCCCGAAAAATCCCGTTGCATGGCAATCGTCCACGAATGTCAGTGCgttatatttttccgccaggtCGAATATTTCCGGCAGTGGAGCCACGTTACCATCCATCGAGAAGACACCATCGGTTACGATCATCTTGATTCGCGCGTCACTGGATCTTAACTTTTCCTCCAAATCTGCAAATAATCTCAATAGCtcaatcagtttaaatttttaactcTTTTAGGTTAACAGCAATAACTCTGAATATAAGtaatattatattttcaaaCACACGCACCTCTCATATCCCTGTGCGCGTAACGCGCCTTCTGCGCTCTACATAGCCGGATACCGTCAATGATCGAGGCGTGATTCAATTCGTCGGAAAAGATTGCATCTTCCGGGCTTAGCACCGCCTCGAAGATGCCCGCGTTGGCATCGAAGCAGGATGCGTACAGAATGGTATCCTCGCGCTGGTGAAATTCGGACAGCTTCCTTTCCAACTCTTTGTGGATGTTCTGCGTTCCGCAGATAAATCGCACCGAGCTCAGCCCGGCACCGTATTCGTCCAATGCCTTCTTGGCAAACCCGACCACTTCGGCGTTGGACTAAAATGGTCTCATCGTTATTTTTGCGTCAAATAATAAGATAAATAACTCACAGCTAAACCGAGATAATTGTTCGCACAGAAATTCAGGATTTTTGCGTTGGAACCTTCGACGGATATAGTTGTTGCTTGGGGGGATACGATTATGCGTTCCTTCTTGTAAGTGCCAGCTTTCTGAATATCGTCCAACTGGTTTTGGACGATCTTTCGGAAGTTTTCGTTCGCTGCGGTGTTTGTAGAGAGTTGAATACAGCGATACGTAGCTGGGGTGTAAATTTTCCCTGCAAGTAGGGGTGTTTTGAGACTATATGGCCAAAAATGACagcaaaaagcaaaaaaaaagaacaaaaaactcCCGTTCAGAACCATATTTCTGTGCCCTGTATATTTAAAGTGAAAGAATAGCGTATGCGTGATAATGTTTGCACCATATTATACaatgtcaaaatttaaaaaaatctcataaaatCGGTTCCGATTtttaataaatgaataaaaattcatttaaaaGGCGGATGTTTCTGGTAGTTTTAaactaaaaaattaacaaaaaagtggacaaaccatgatcgattttcgactggacaaaccaaaatcatttagctaacttatgatggaaactacctaaaatcacaattttcattatcatatgaccaattgaaAGTGCGACTGTTTTTTGTTAAAGGGCGCATtcgaaatcattgatctttcttttcaaaaaatcgtggctCAAAAAGCGACATGCCTGaatcaattatttaaaaaaaaattacattttcaatGCGCTGTTAGTTGAACCTGTTTTCGGGTCTAACCCAAAAACAATGCTAGAATTCACGAAAACTAATTGACCGATCGGAAAAAGTctttcacgatttatcagtcatcctgttagcagagatgccaactttcctgatttttcaggatttcccagactttttagcacgctccctgatatcctgacgaacactcaatttatcctgatttttctgaaatgatcctgatttttcctgatttttgtactctttacattattcgtaataaatatactagtTTCCATGCCAAAATTTTCTGTTCTGATAGTTCTTCGGTTCGcacttacattaagttaaactgtGTACTTAACTTTGTTTTATTCTTACTCTCAATTGTTTTGTGGCTTCACAAAGCAgcgctagaaaatttcatgaaaccagattgtctgacgaacttatgaaattacaacgaggttatgtttgaggaacaacattgctttattgagcaTAATGTGTAtttagatgtatccccagagttattaatgtaggagtacgtttccaagtaaaataaactttaatgatgggactatggtaaatatatctataaccgtactaaatatcataaaaattaggaaaagtcTTCCTTCGCTGATATTatctcatttgttgagtaaagatttattccaaagcatggatgattcagtgaaattttgaatattgatttctctgcaattgattgtagggatgctgtaggtttttcggaaaaaatataaacgatcaaaaagtcaggcgaaacactagcatttccgctcaTGCGAGcttttataccatgcttataaattcttttacatatccggtcttcgcccgaaggaagatatactctgaagtttttgtttttgttttcccgaaaatcgacattaacttttcggacaacccaatatgagctatcctgatttatcctgatttttgacgtaggattacgtctttcgggaacatattggggtacaaattgaaaatcgaaaatcgagaacatcgtgaaaattgtccaatttcaaacgcttattgctcagtcttttcatgatgaattgctgaaatttttgcgtcaattgatttcggcattccataacatttttttatattgaagaaaataatatatatcatgaaatTAATTGTCGAACAGTTGAAAAATCTCGacctctatcctaacggaaatacccacttctgattggtcgaaattggcgacatatgcggcgggtccctaacagagacatcaaaaccaagctgcctgggagaaatcggcatgcAAATATGCAAAATGAAATATGCATGAAGGTAGGGGGCATTtgtgtattgcaagtaaggtgagtgatacgattaattctagcaaaaaacattcaaatttggagctttaatgttggttgcttcgtgaaatttcatatcatcgTGTATCGTGTTCCATATCGATCgtgttgtgaaaaatttagcacaagtgtaagtgtgaaattgtatatggtagcagttgtgttaaaaatgacttgatatatgaaacgatgtttccaattttcataaataaaaaccaaggtgtgttcccgctcgagaacgggtcgtttggtttaagctgtctgccaacccaaggaaaatttatacggtgaggaaaattggaaaaatgaagaaatattagaaaaataatACCCAaccaccaaacaaaacggcccttttcagggtcaccaaataattatcaatgagtttaacgatgtaattcttcaaacatatccaaaatcaacagatagcctaacagaatcctacgtcaactatgcggtcgtgtctcggacaccaccctcctgtgactttttatttcattcttcctgattttttcaaattatggtTGGCAAACCTGCCTGTTAGTAACCAGATGCCAGCGGCAGCGAGACTTTCAAGTGTTATATGGGTGATGGTCTACCTTAGAGGGTGGCTACGAATGTGTTGAAGCTACTTGAGGCAGTGCCGAAGAAGAGACGAAAAAGTGATTGACCTATCGATGCAAATAATGCGACCTTCACCAATCATTGCTATGTTTCGTTTTCACATTGTTCTCATATacagttttgtctcatattccgaacagtcccaaatttcgaacacttcatttttaaatgtaaatttactgaattatatataatataattatatataatataattatatattaggctgtcaaaaaagtcctgcggtatttccgcgaggtgtcgttgtaagcgcgtagttctagttgtattcattgtatcgagtcatactatagcttgtttgcgcgctataatatagtccttgacagtgttttgtttggttaagtcgttcgtgagttatagtgtcgcaaatatggagcaaaataaagagaaaatccgacata
The Toxorhynchites rutilus septentrionalis strain SRP chromosome 2, ASM2978413v1, whole genome shotgun sequence genome window above contains:
- the LOC129764287 gene encoding 2-amino-3-ketobutyrate coenzyme A ligase, mitochondrial; amino-acid sequence: MSLFGQQIREFILSRGKIYTPATYRCIQLSTNTAANENFRKIVQNQLDDIQKAGTYKKERIIVSPQATTISVEGSNAKILNFCANNYLGLASNAEVVGFAKKALDEYGAGLSSVRFICGTQNIHKELERKLSEFHQREDTILYASCFDANAGIFEAVLSPEDAIFSDELNHASIIDGIRLCRAQKARYAHRDMRDLEEKLRSSDARIKMIVTDGVFSMDGNVAPLPEIFDLAEKYNALTFVDDCHATGFFGPTGRGTEEFYGMMGRCDIINSTLGKALGGAAGGYTTGPRELVDLLRQKSRPYLFSNSLPPPVVASAAKVIDMLMGSNTLTARVQSNTKRFRDAMTKAGFTISGMDHPISPVMLGDARLASVFADEMLKRGIYVIGFSYPVVPKGKARIRVQLSAAHTEDEIDQAVAAFIEVGKQLKVIS